The Rhizobium sp. CCGE531 genomic sequence GTGAAGGTTGCGGCGGCGGGGCTTGAGGCTGAGAGCGGCTTGAAGACCGGGCTTGCGGTCGTCATCGTCGGCGATGATCCGGCCAGCCATGCCTATGTGAATTCCAAGAGCAAGATGGCCAAGGAATGCGGCTTCAAGTCGGTCCAGCAGACGCTGCCGGCCGAGACCACGCAGGAAGCGCTTGCTGGTTTGGTACGGTCGCTGAACGACGATCCGTCGATCCACGGTATTCTCGTGCAGCTGCCGCTGCCGAAGCATCTGGATTCCGATGCGATCATCCAGTCGATCCGGCCGGACAAGGATGTCGACGGCCTGCATGTCGTCAATGCCGGCAAGCTGGCAACCGGCGATCTTGAGACAGGGCTGATCTCCTGCACGCCGGCCGGCGCCATGCTGCTGGTGCGCTCGATCCATGGCGAGGACCTGTCGGGGCTTACCGCTGTGGTCATCGGCCGTTCCAACCTGTTCGGCAAGCCGATGGCGCAATTGCTGCTCAATGCCAATGCGACTGTCACGACGGCGCATTCGAGGACGAAGGATCTGCGGTCCGTGGCGCGGGGCGCCGATATCCTTGT encodes the following:
- the folD gene encoding bifunctional methylenetetrahydrofolate dehydrogenase/methenyltetrahydrofolate cyclohydrolase FolD, producing MTTVIDGKKAAASVIEAVKVAAAGLEAESGLKTGLAVVIVGDDPASHAYVNSKSKMAKECGFKSVQQTLPAETTQEALAGLVRSLNDDPSIHGILVQLPLPKHLDSDAIIQSIRPDKDVDGLHVVNAGKLATGDLETGLISCTPAGAMLLVRSIHGEDLSGLTAVVIGRSNLFGKPMAQLLLNANATVTTAHSRTKDLRSVARGADILVAAVGRPEMVKADWVKPGATVIDVGINRIDAPERGEGKSRLVGDVAYAEASDVAAAITPVPGGVGPMTIAMLMANTVIAAHRAAGKKPPKF